In one Ktedonobacteraceae bacterium genomic region, the following are encoded:
- a CDS encoding dynamin family protein, with product MERVLPGTSTDEEDSLRHYTLVKQEVAAAVRATKQFFQEHGAQEEVERCQELVVQLAEDRFNLAVVGQFKRGKSTLMNAVLGSDLLPTGLLPLTSAITTLCYGSKERVVLRRKGWTLEQEVPMTELAEYITERGNPGNEKGLIEARIELPLPFLRRGLHFIDTPGIGSARQENTATTYAFLPQMAAVIFVTSVEAPLSEAEERFLLDIRGQVRQLFIVVNKIDLLGETEREEVLGYIQTHMEQLLGTGAIHLFPLSARDGLKAKLTHDDVGIQRSGLAYFEQALATFLAGAQGRTFLVSILDRALLLLASENPTPVTPRTNGESQQNIVELRRSMESLRNSLLIGTPLATVHRVVEPVAADPHVIEQAIAASQSSMQEAGRRQAHSRAGTCLICTTLGQVLFAFFAKWQYLLATNPAAQQAFAIEHGLCPVHTWQLEEMASPQGISEGYAPLLESLARELARLLESRVEDIAAHVEKLLASTGSCAACRLMRETVSVQVEQLLAHLATAEGREDYTSSAGLCLHHLQVALAHSEDNRIRAIESRAAAEFLLREQVRRLENLVDDLHSYTLKRDALRRGLLNQEESNAWRRALVLMVGERAARGGVLMADQRTV from the coding sequence GTGGAGCGAGTATTGCCAGGCACTAGTACAGATGAGGAAGACTCCCTACGGCACTACACGCTTGTCAAGCAGGAAGTGGCTGCAGCAGTTCGTGCCACCAAGCAATTTTTCCAGGAACATGGCGCGCAAGAAGAGGTCGAGCGTTGCCAGGAACTGGTGGTTCAGCTTGCGGAAGACCGTTTCAACCTGGCGGTTGTCGGCCAGTTCAAGCGTGGCAAGAGTACCTTGATGAACGCGGTGTTGGGGAGCGATTTATTGCCGACAGGACTGCTGCCCTTAACGTCGGCGATCACCACACTTTGCTATGGGTCGAAAGAACGGGTGGTGCTGCGTCGCAAGGGATGGACATTGGAGCAAGAGGTTCCAATGACGGAACTGGCTGAATATATCACCGAGCGTGGCAATCCCGGTAATGAGAAAGGGCTGATCGAAGCACGCATTGAGTTGCCGCTGCCGTTTCTGCGGCGCGGCCTGCACTTCATCGATACTCCCGGCATCGGCTCAGCGCGGCAAGAGAACACCGCCACCACCTATGCCTTTCTTCCGCAAATGGCAGCAGTCATCTTCGTGACGAGCGTCGAGGCGCCGCTGTCAGAAGCAGAGGAACGCTTCCTTCTCGACATTCGGGGTCAGGTGCGCCAATTGTTCATCGTGGTGAATAAGATAGACCTGCTCGGTGAAACGGAACGCGAGGAAGTACTCGGCTACATTCAAACACACATGGAGCAGCTTTTGGGGACGGGAGCAATACATCTCTTTCCCCTCTCAGCTCGCGATGGTCTCAAAGCGAAACTGACCCACGACGATGTGGGCATCCAGCGTAGCGGACTTGCGTACTTCGAACAGGCGCTGGCAACATTTCTCGCCGGAGCACAGGGACGTACCTTTCTCGTCTCTATCCTGGATCGGGCCTTGCTCCTTCTGGCTTCAGAAAACCCCACGCCCGTCACTCCCCGAACCAATGGCGAGTCCCAGCAGAACATAGTCGAGTTACGCCGGTCCATGGAATCCTTGCGCAACTCGCTACTGATCGGAACGCCGCTCGCTACAGTGCATAGGGTAGTAGAACCGGTAGCCGCTGATCCACATGTCATTGAGCAGGCAATTGCCGCGAGCCAATCTTCAATGCAAGAGGCTGGCCGCAGGCAGGCACATAGCCGTGCGGGCACCTGTCTGATCTGTACCACTTTGGGGCAGGTACTGTTCGCGTTCTTCGCCAAATGGCAGTATCTACTTGCCACGAACCCTGCCGCCCAACAGGCTTTCGCGATTGAGCATGGACTGTGCCCCGTCCATACCTGGCAGTTGGAAGAGATGGCATCGCCACAAGGGATCAGTGAGGGGTACGCGCCACTCTTAGAGTCGCTGGCACGTGAGCTGGCACGTCTGCTCGAGTCCAGAGTTGAGGACATAGCTGCGCACGTCGAGAAGCTTCTGGCGAGTACCGGGTCGTGCGCAGCATGCCGTCTCATGCGCGAGACGGTCTCTGTACAGGTTGAGCAACTTCTCGCACATCTGGCCACTGCTGAAGGCCGTGAAGACTACACATCCTCGGCGGGGCTTTGCCTTCACCATTTGCAGGTCGCGCTCGCTCACTCGGAAGACAACCGCATCAGAGCCATCGAGAGCCGCGCAGCCGCCGAGTTTTTGCTGCGCGAGCAAGTGCGAAGGCTCGAAAATCTTGTCGACGATTTGCATAGCTATACACTTAAACGCGACGCGCTGCGTCGTGGGCTCTTGAATCAGGAAGAGTCAAATGCATGGCGGCGCGCCCTGGTTCTCATGGTAGGCGAGCGCGCAGCACGCGGTGGTGTGCTGATGGCCGATCAAAGAACCGTGTAG